A DNA window from Branchiostoma lanceolatum isolate klBraLanc5 chromosome 17, klBraLanc5.hap2, whole genome shotgun sequence contains the following coding sequences:
- the LOC136423056 gene encoding calcium-activated chloride channel regulator 4A-like, translating into MTVLAVSVVSLILAGARVDSALNRPFEIMLDNNEYSGVLVAISRAVPEDQRVVDRLQEILTETSQAMYEASNRRVYLKNITILLPKSWAAKPEYQPARTELFERANIRVDKLNPLYGDSPYVKQKAGCGEGGDYIHLTPDYVINKQYGEAVWGPYGKTIVHEWGHLRWGLFDEYAMDGPAGEAYPHFYWSVSDGVQATRCSAHLTGTHINMLTGRPCQVDPSTGLPEPACRFSPDRASPATGSYMFMQFLDKVASFCHSDLSGDQTSLHNHEAPNKHNVQCGGRSAWDVMADHPDFSHGANPPRQVVSTRPDFTLIQEVDRRMVLVLDSSGSMRGERIQKLNQVAQHFIRNTVPDGSWLGIVDFATRASTAHALIQVADDSVREQLAAAVPNSTLGWTCIGCGLQEGLQVLEANGSYNAAGGILLVISDGEENQHPNITEAMPTVLAKGVIVDTIAYSDAADANLESLAARTGGMAFFYPEGDNSTALNDAFTATVAARASTEDNPPIQLTSAACSLGSGETHSDAVYVDSSVGANTTFNFLWQHGTAPGVVVKDPDGNTISHGSPQYHVIVNMNTVQIRVRDAQVGKWSYNVTNNGNQAQKITIDVTSGAVSMDTPPITVSAQVSSSDVIYTDTAPTFLTVFASVTRGYVPVLGARVAAVVVRPTGDTHQTTLLDDGAGADVTKNDGVYSGYFLAFSADGRYSVSVRVDDGDGQAEIVVVNGPLGGTAGGALPKDPAASLNVTVERQKTDQFQRVTQGGVFALKGFPRVTPGGGFPDVTPPSRITDLRVASVSFENLTVTLGWTAVGDDLTVNGPAARYDLQYSRGFLTNFSDSPNVTADMVVQGGPLSPRQPNQLETYVIRMPERGNNVTYVFAVRACDADGNCASESNKASASLAYIPPVTTTSQPTSSSASTQQPISSSAPKVTSQTPGKAEPMSTESDSSPAGQSGDMTTTWVVVGSVVGGLTVVAAAVFILFRALGKASVRKVSITTGNMRGTDATAPASYTTTPAQANPAFNPDV; encoded by the exons GAAATCTTGACAGAGACGTCACAGGCCATGTACGAGGCCAGCAACAGGCGCGTGTACCTGAAGAACATCACGATCCTCCTCCCCAAGTCGTGGGCAGCCAAACCGGAGTATCAGCCGGCGAGAACAGAACTGTTCGAACGGGCAAACATAAG GGTGGATAAGCTGAACCCCCTGTATGGAGACAGTCCGTACGTTAAACAGAAGGCTGGTTGTGGGGAGGGCGGGGACTACATTCACCTCACACCTGACTACGTGATAAACAAGCAGTATGGAGAGGCGGTGTGGGGACCCTACG GTAAGACCATAGTTCATGAGTGGGGCCATCTCCGCTGGGGCCTGTTTGATGAGTACGCCATGGACGGCCCCGCAGGAGAGGCGTACCCGCACTTCTACTGGTCCGTGTCTGACGGCGTGCAGGCCACGCGCTGCTCGGCACACCTGACCGGGACGCACATCAACATGCTGACGGGCCGGCCGTGTCAGGTTGACCCCAGCACCGGGCTGCCGGAGCCCGCCTGCCGCTTCTCACCAGACCGTGCCAGCCCCGCCACGGGCTCCTACATGTTCATGCAGTTCCTCGACAAG GTAGCTTCGTTCTGCCACAGTGACCTGTCCGGTGACCAAACGTCCCTTCACAACCACGAGGCGCCTAACAAACACAACGTCCAGTGTGGTGGCCGGAGTGCTTGGGACGTCATGGCTGACCATCCGGACTTCAGCCATGGGGCCAACCCTCCCAGACAGGTGGTGTCCACCCGGCCGGACTTCACACTCATACAGGAGGTGGACAGGCGGATGGTCCTGGTGTTAGACTCGTCCGGCAGTATGAGG GGTGAGCGAATCCAGAAGCTGAACCAAGTGGCGCAACATTTCATCAGAAACACCGTGCCTGACGGCAGCTGGCTCGGTATCGTGGACTTCGCCACCCGGGCGTCTACTGCGCATGCTCTGATTCAGGTGGCAGATGACTCAGTACGTGAACAGCTGGCGGCAGCTGTGCCCAACAGCACTCTGGGGTGGACGTGCATCGGATGTGGACTACAGGAAGGCTTACAG GTTCTCGAGGCCAATGGAAGCTACAACGCCGCAGGTGGAATTCTCCTCGTCATCAGTGACGGCGAAGAGAACCAACACCCTAACATCACAGAGGCCATGCCGACCGTTCTAGCTAAAGGTGTCATCGTCGACACCATAGCTTACAGCGACGCGGCGGACGCCAATCTGGAGTCTCTCGCGGCTAGGACGGGCGGCATGGCGTTCTTTTACCCAGAAGGCGACAATTCTACAGCCTTGAACGACGCCTTCACGGCAACAGTCGCTGCCAGAGCATCGACAGAGGACAACCCACCGATCCAG CTGACAAGTGCAGCATGTTCGTTGGGCTCGGGAGAGACGCACTCTGACGCGGTGTACGTGGACAGCAGTGTGGGGGCCAACACTACATTCAACTTCCTCTGGCAGCACGGAACAGCGCCGGGGGTGGTGGTAAAGGACCCGGATGGAAACACCATCAGCCATGGAAGTCCACAGTATCACGTGATCGTCAACATGAATACCGTCCAGATAAGAGTCCGTGACGCTCAG GTCGGGAAGTGGAGTTACAACGTCACCAACAATGGTAATCAGGCACAGAAGATCACCATCGATGTGACCTCCGGGGCCGTCTCCATGGATACGCCGCCTATCACTGTATCGGCACAGGTCAGCTCTTCGGACGTCATCTACACGGACACGGCGCCGACGTTTCTGACCGTGTTCGCCTCCGTGACGCGGGGTTACGTGCCGGTGTTGGGTGCCCGGGTGGCGGCTGTGGTGGTTAGACCGACCGGAGACACACACCAGACAACACTGCTGGATGATGGAGCTG GTGCTGATGTGACGAAGAATGACGGGGTGTACTCGGGATATTTCCTGGCCTTCTCGGCGGACGGCCGCTACAGCGTGTCCGTCCGGGTGGACGATGGCGACGGGCAGGCAGAGATCGTGGTTGTTAACGGGCCGCTCGGCGGGACTGCAGGAGGAGCTCTGCCGAAGGACCCAG CCGCCAGTTTGAACGTGACCGTGGAGCGACAGAAGACCGACCAGTTCCAGCGTGTCACGCAAGGTGGCGTGTTTGCACTGAAGGGCTTCCCCAGGGTGACTCCGGGAGGGGGGTTTCCTGACGTCACCCCACCCTCGCGCATAACTGACCTCAGGGTGGCATCAGTTTCGTTTGAAAACTTGACCGTGACCCTGGGCTGGACCGCCGTGGGCGATGACCTGACTGTGAATGGTCCAG CTGCCCGGTACGACCTGCAGTACAGTCGGGGTTTCCTCACCAACTTCTCAGACTCGCCAAACGTCACAGCCGACATGGTTGTACAGGGTGGGCCTCTGTCCCCCCGCCAGCCCAACCAGCTGGAGACATACGTCATCAGGATGCCAGAACGAGGCAACAACGTGACGTATGTCTTTGCCGTGCGAGCCTGTGACGCGGATGGAAACTGTGCCAGTGAATCTAACAAGGCCTCGGCTTCACTGGCCTACATCCCGCCTGTAACCACCACATCCCAGCCGACATCATCCTCAGCGTCAACACAACAGCCGATCTCAAGCTCGGCCCCGAAGGTGACGTCACAGACCCCAGGGAAAGCCGAACCTATGTCGACTGAATCCGATTCATCGCCCGCTGGACAGTCTGGAGACATGACCACCACCTGGGTTGTTGTTGGCAGTGTCGTGGGTGGGCTTACAGTGGTCGCAGCCGCTGTTTTCATCCTCTTCAGGGCCTTAGGCAAGGCGTCGGTGCGGAAAGTCAGCATCACCACCGGCAACATGCGCGGAACCGATGCCACGGCACCTGCCAGCTACACGACCACACCTGCCCAGGCAAACCCCGCCTTCAACCCGGATGTGTGA